A single region of the Lotus japonicus ecotype B-129 chromosome 4, LjGifu_v1.2 genome encodes:
- the LOC130714367 gene encoding methyl-CpG-binding domain-containing protein 13-like isoform X2 produces the protein MGKPKVKESEETGRQINSDTKCNSKQQEVVENANERPDWLPDGWSVLVRIRKSGTQMGSSYKCYIDPLKGLKFFSKPEVLRHLETVKDSNCTPEKGKKRTNMHSPSNILDNLTSKDSSCTPKKEKKCTNMPSPSKILDNITTKDSTCTPKKEKKCTNIPSPSNIIDSITTKDSTCTPKKDKKCTNMPSPSNIIDNITTKDSTCTPKKEKKCTNMPSPSNVVVDKSTVEDLPPGWIKEVKIRKSRNNTKKDPYYKDPVSGYVFRSKKDVLRYLESGDIGSCVFKPHRSQIQNEDNLTPSRAGKRQNLKQSASKQQLFVAKKLVDKSSLESADVSNSRKGQDRDVPSGINENKCESVVKVHSPEDGAANRPEIPDPGSSAVLKYESMKKSENCADGVHEKEHVLNMMENTNDKNHNNHRTSKNKEFNVRHRSSPRLAGAVPVQMANNVINEQTLQVPKRSLRNSRSTQDVDMGSKSSQHFNGIPDKMQQVAVNTGTDLSADQVVSKEQHQLERDNTEDNKPGIRANSNKSRKKKGHCVPRRASNRLAGLKQSEGRPVTELVDHAPINGESGSRRIESPKIPPTADNQLEKHEDGEMEDEKSEPQLSFAFHYSWSDPSVEFAINTLTGALPPAESSVVNGLTTVPETDIQKTLFDNVTARSKDNENNSVDKGPTTVPATDIQNEVSGNVTGRSRNNQNNSVDNGPTTISETDINKTLFDNVTARSQDNQNNSLDKGTGSRDRSPQVHSNKSKRKKEVKVPMRLSKRLAGVEPDVPPSERALEYSTKKSRKEPTATATPILTDRASNSGHLDAGGKTKHMNTSDSLETEVLAESSNKSEKSYNAQTVRKKQLQQAVAENIGDERSEPQVSLPFGDSWPDPCLDFAFKTLSGALPVDSATDILPVMTPAVYEPPNKELHGRMVMGVNGEAHNNTNQCRNKKDVNMDGQPPKPFLGQPELRTSFTSYANAPKFTSGESHNDEANMIRGWNGEPLHFEAGNGKQPVHHPRGSIHTQVHGEPLQKNGQVVEGEFGTAARPPPQTETFDLNQDNTEFEFCASFMNSWSEDPCLEFAYKTLTGEIPVEENVATQGCIQQPASRNEKRDDGLTLPDFGFSSFSQSDISFQYDIGMMSMPGQQSSSMSSSFPSTENASQQGYPPGFGPQKYPPGFDPQKYPPGFVPQKYHPQYNKNFQSR, from the exons ATGGGAAAACCTAAAGTTAAAGAGTCTGAAGAGACCGGTAGACAGATCAACAGTGACACAAAATGCAATTCTAAACAACAAGAA GTTGTAGAGAATGCTAATGAACGGCCGGATTGGTTACCTGATGGCTGGAGTGTGCTAGTCAGAATTCGGAAAAGTGGTACACAAATGGGATCTTCGTATAAG TGTTATATTGATCCGTTGAAAGGACTCAAATTCTTCTCCAAACCTGAGGTATTGCGACACCTTGAAACTGTAAAGGACAGCAACTGCACTCCCGAGAAGGGGAAGAAACGCACTAATATGCATTCTCCAAGCAAC atccttgacaacctaaCCTCAAAGGACAGCAGCTGCACTcccaagaaggagaagaagtgtACTAATATGCCCTCTCCAAGCAAA ATCCTTGACAACATAACTACAAAGGACAGCACCTGCACTcccaagaaggagaagaaatgCACTAATATACCTTCTCCAAGCAAT ATCATTGACAGCATAACTACAAAGGACAGCACCTGCACTCCCAAGAAGGACAAGAAGTGCACTAATATGCCTTCTCCAAGCAAC ATCATTGACAACATAACTACAAAGGATAGCACCTGCACTcccaagaaggagaagaagtgcACTAATATGCCTTCTCCAAGCAAC gtTGTGGTTGATAAGTCCACTGTGGAGGATTTACCACCTGGATGGATTAAAGAAGTAAAGATTAGGAAGAGCCGCAACAACACTAAGAAGGATCCG TATTATAAAGATCCAGTGAGTGGATATGTATTCCGTTCCAAGAAGGATGTACTGCGATATCTTGAATCTGGAGATATAGGTTCATGTGTATTTAAACCACACAGAAGTCAAATCCAAAATGAAGACAACTTAACT CCTTCGCGTGCTGGTAAGAGACAGAATCTGAAGCAGTCTGCATCTAAGCAACAGCTTTTTGTTG CCAAAAAACTAGTTGATAAAAGCAGCTTAGAATCGGCAGATGTTAGCAACTCGAGGAAAGGGCAAGATAGGGATGTACCATCTGGAATCAATGAAAACAAGTGCGAGTCTGTTGTAAAGGTGCATTCACCAGAGGATGGAGCTGCAAACCGTCCTGAAATACCTGACCCAGGTAGCTCAGCTGTTTTGAAATATGAATCAATGAAAAAATCGGAAAATTGTGCAGATGGTGTGCATGAGAAGGAGCACGTTCTAAATATGATGGAGAATACTAATGATAAGAATCACAACAACCACAGAACATCCAAAAACAAGGAGTTCAATGTGCGTCATCGTTCTTCACCAAGACTTGCTGGGGCTGTACCTGTCCAGATGGCCAACAATGTGATCAATGAGCAGACTCTTCAAGTTCCAAAAAGAAGCTTGAGGAATAGTAGATCCACTCAAGATGTCGATATGGGAAGTAAATCATCCCAGCATTTCAACGGTATCCCAGATAAAATGCAGCAAGTGGCAGTGAACACAGGCACCGATCTTTCTGCAGACCAAGTAGTTTCCAAAGAACAACATCAGCTGGAAAGAGATAATACAGAAGACAATAAGCCAGGAATTCGTGCTAACTCAAACAaatcaagaaagaagaaagggcaCTGCGTTCCTCGTCGAGCTTCAAACCGACTAGCTGGATTGAAGCAAAGTGAGGGCAGGCCAGTTACAGAGCTTGTAGATCATGCACCAATAAATGGAGAGTCTGGAAGTAGAAGAATAGAATCTCCCAAAATCCCACCTACTGCAGACAATCAACTGGAGAAACATGAAGATGGAGAAATGGAAGATGAGAAATCAGAACCTCAGCTGTCCTTTGCATTCCACTACTCATGGTCTGACCCAAGTGTGGAATTCGCAATCAATACCCTCACAGGTGCGTTACCACCTGCTGAGAGTTCAGTTGTTAATGGACTGACCACAGTCCCTGAAACTGATATTCAAAAAACTTTGTTTGACAACGTTACAGCAAGAAGCAAGGACAATGAAAACAATTCAGTTGATAAAGGTCCCACTACAGTCCCTGCAACTGATATTCAAAACGAAGTGTCTGGCAATGTTACAGGAAGAAGCAGGAACAATCAAAACAATTCAGTTGATAATGGACCCACAACCATCTCTGAAACTGATATTAATAAAACATTGTTTGACAATGTTACAGCAAGAAGCCAGGACAATCAAAACAATTCTCTTGACAAAGGTACAGGAAGCAGGGACAGAAGCCCACAAGTACATTCAAATAaatccaagagaaagaaagaggtcAAAGTGCCCATGCGGTTGTCAAAGCGACTTGCTGGTGTTGAACCCGATGTTCCGCCTTCTGAAAGAGCTCTTGAATATTCAACCAAAAAATCACGCAAAGAACCAACTGCTACTGCAACTCCAATTTTAACTGACAGAGCCTCTAATTCTGGCCATCTTGATGCTGGGGGGAAAACCAAGCATATGAATACATCTGACAGTTTGGAAACAGAAGTCCTTGCAGAATCATCAAACAAGAGTGAGAAGTCATACAATGCCCAAACTGTtcgcaagaaacaactgcagcAAGCTGTAGCTGAAAATATTGGTGATGAGAGATCAGAGCCACAGGTCTCCTTACCATTTGGGGACTCTTGGCCTGATCCATGCCTAGATTTTGCATTCAAAACTCTCTCTGGCGCTTTACCAGTTGATTCTGCTACAGACATCTTGCCTGTTATGACTCCTGCTGTTTATGAGCCGCCAAATAAGGAATTGCATGGGAGAATGGTGATGGGCGTCAATGGAGAAGCTCACAACAACACAAATCAATGCCGGAACAAGAAAGATGTTAATATGGATGGCCAGCCTCCAAAACCATTCCTTGGGCAACCAGAGTTAAGGACCAGTTTCACATCTTATGCAAATGCTCCTAAATTTACATCTGGAGAATCTCATAATGATGAAGCCAACATGATAAGGGGTTGGAATGGGGAACCCCTGCACTTTGAAGCTGGAAATGGGAAACAACCTGTGCATCATCCCAGGGGAAGTATACACACACAAGTACATGGAGAACCATTACAGAAGAATGGTCAGGTTGTTGAGGGTGAATTTGGTACAGCAGCGCGACCACCTCCTCAAACTGAAACATTTGACCTAAACCAGGATAATACTGAATTTGAGTTTTGTGCTTCATTTATGAATTCTTGGTCAGAAGACCCATGTCTAGAATTTGCATATAAGACACTTACAGGTGAGATTCCAGTAGAGGAAAATGTAGCAACTCAAGGATGTATCCAGCAACCTGCCAGCAGGAATGAGAAAAGAGATGACGGTTTAACTTTACCAGATTTTGGATTTTCCAGCTTTTCGCAAAGTGACATCTCATTTCAGTATGATATAGGAATGATGTCCATGCCAGGGCAGCAATCGTCATCAATGAGCTCTTCATTCCCATCCACGGAAAACGCTAGCCAGCAAGGTTATCCTCCTGGATTTGGTCCTCAAAAATACCCTCCTGGATTTGATCCTCAAAAATACCCTCCTGGATTTGTTCCTCAAAAATACCATCCTCAGTACAATAAGAATTTTCAAAGTAGGTAA
- the LOC130714367 gene encoding methyl-CpG-binding domain-containing protein 13-like isoform X1 produces MGKPKVKESEETGRQINSDTKCNSKQQEVVENANERPDWLPDGWSVLVRIRKSGTQMGSSYKCYIDPLKGLKFFSKPEVLRHLETVKDSNCTPEKGKKRTNMHSPSNILDNLTSKDSSCTPKKEKKCTNMPSPSKILDNITSKDSSCTPKKEKKCTNMPSPSKILDNITTKDSTCTPKKEKKCTNIPSPSNIIDSITTKDSTCTPKKDKKCTNMPSPSNIIDNITTKDSTCTPKKEKKCTNMPSPSNVVVDKSTVEDLPPGWIKEVKIRKSRNNTKKDPYYKDPVSGYVFRSKKDVLRYLESGDIGSCVFKPHRSQIQNEDNLTPSRAGKRQNLKQSASKQQLFVAKKLVDKSSLESADVSNSRKGQDRDVPSGINENKCESVVKVHSPEDGAANRPEIPDPGSSAVLKYESMKKSENCADGVHEKEHVLNMMENTNDKNHNNHRTSKNKEFNVRHRSSPRLAGAVPVQMANNVINEQTLQVPKRSLRNSRSTQDVDMGSKSSQHFNGIPDKMQQVAVNTGTDLSADQVVSKEQHQLERDNTEDNKPGIRANSNKSRKKKGHCVPRRASNRLAGLKQSEGRPVTELVDHAPINGESGSRRIESPKIPPTADNQLEKHEDGEMEDEKSEPQLSFAFHYSWSDPSVEFAINTLTGALPPAESSVVNGLTTVPETDIQKTLFDNVTARSKDNENNSVDKGPTTVPATDIQNEVSGNVTGRSRNNQNNSVDNGPTTISETDINKTLFDNVTARSQDNQNNSLDKGTGSRDRSPQVHSNKSKRKKEVKVPMRLSKRLAGVEPDVPPSERALEYSTKKSRKEPTATATPILTDRASNSGHLDAGGKTKHMNTSDSLETEVLAESSNKSEKSYNAQTVRKKQLQQAVAENIGDERSEPQVSLPFGDSWPDPCLDFAFKTLSGALPVDSATDILPVMTPAVYEPPNKELHGRMVMGVNGEAHNNTNQCRNKKDVNMDGQPPKPFLGQPELRTSFTSYANAPKFTSGESHNDEANMIRGWNGEPLHFEAGNGKQPVHHPRGSIHTQVHGEPLQKNGQVVEGEFGTAARPPPQTETFDLNQDNTEFEFCASFMNSWSEDPCLEFAYKTLTGEIPVEENVATQGCIQQPASRNEKRDDGLTLPDFGFSSFSQSDISFQYDIGMMSMPGQQSSSMSSSFPSTENASQQGYPPGFGPQKYPPGFDPQKYPPGFVPQKYHPQYNKNFQSR; encoded by the exons ATGGGAAAACCTAAAGTTAAAGAGTCTGAAGAGACCGGTAGACAGATCAACAGTGACACAAAATGCAATTCTAAACAACAAGAA GTTGTAGAGAATGCTAATGAACGGCCGGATTGGTTACCTGATGGCTGGAGTGTGCTAGTCAGAATTCGGAAAAGTGGTACACAAATGGGATCTTCGTATAAG TGTTATATTGATCCGTTGAAAGGACTCAAATTCTTCTCCAAACCTGAGGTATTGCGACACCTTGAAACTGTAAAGGACAGCAACTGCACTCCCGAGAAGGGGAAGAAACGCACTAATATGCATTCTCCAAGCAAC atccttgacaacctaaCCTCAAAGGACAGCAGCTGCACTcccaagaaggagaagaagtgtACTAATATGCCCTCTCCAAGCAAA ATCCTTGACAACATAACCTCAAAGGACAGCAGCTGCACTcccaagaaggagaagaagtgtACTAATATGCCCTCTCCAAGCAAA ATCCTTGACAACATAACTACAAAGGACAGCACCTGCACTcccaagaaggagaagaaatgCACTAATATACCTTCTCCAAGCAAT ATCATTGACAGCATAACTACAAAGGACAGCACCTGCACTCCCAAGAAGGACAAGAAGTGCACTAATATGCCTTCTCCAAGCAAC ATCATTGACAACATAACTACAAAGGATAGCACCTGCACTcccaagaaggagaagaagtgcACTAATATGCCTTCTCCAAGCAAC gtTGTGGTTGATAAGTCCACTGTGGAGGATTTACCACCTGGATGGATTAAAGAAGTAAAGATTAGGAAGAGCCGCAACAACACTAAGAAGGATCCG TATTATAAAGATCCAGTGAGTGGATATGTATTCCGTTCCAAGAAGGATGTACTGCGATATCTTGAATCTGGAGATATAGGTTCATGTGTATTTAAACCACACAGAAGTCAAATCCAAAATGAAGACAACTTAACT CCTTCGCGTGCTGGTAAGAGACAGAATCTGAAGCAGTCTGCATCTAAGCAACAGCTTTTTGTTG CCAAAAAACTAGTTGATAAAAGCAGCTTAGAATCGGCAGATGTTAGCAACTCGAGGAAAGGGCAAGATAGGGATGTACCATCTGGAATCAATGAAAACAAGTGCGAGTCTGTTGTAAAGGTGCATTCACCAGAGGATGGAGCTGCAAACCGTCCTGAAATACCTGACCCAGGTAGCTCAGCTGTTTTGAAATATGAATCAATGAAAAAATCGGAAAATTGTGCAGATGGTGTGCATGAGAAGGAGCACGTTCTAAATATGATGGAGAATACTAATGATAAGAATCACAACAACCACAGAACATCCAAAAACAAGGAGTTCAATGTGCGTCATCGTTCTTCACCAAGACTTGCTGGGGCTGTACCTGTCCAGATGGCCAACAATGTGATCAATGAGCAGACTCTTCAAGTTCCAAAAAGAAGCTTGAGGAATAGTAGATCCACTCAAGATGTCGATATGGGAAGTAAATCATCCCAGCATTTCAACGGTATCCCAGATAAAATGCAGCAAGTGGCAGTGAACACAGGCACCGATCTTTCTGCAGACCAAGTAGTTTCCAAAGAACAACATCAGCTGGAAAGAGATAATACAGAAGACAATAAGCCAGGAATTCGTGCTAACTCAAACAaatcaagaaagaagaaagggcaCTGCGTTCCTCGTCGAGCTTCAAACCGACTAGCTGGATTGAAGCAAAGTGAGGGCAGGCCAGTTACAGAGCTTGTAGATCATGCACCAATAAATGGAGAGTCTGGAAGTAGAAGAATAGAATCTCCCAAAATCCCACCTACTGCAGACAATCAACTGGAGAAACATGAAGATGGAGAAATGGAAGATGAGAAATCAGAACCTCAGCTGTCCTTTGCATTCCACTACTCATGGTCTGACCCAAGTGTGGAATTCGCAATCAATACCCTCACAGGTGCGTTACCACCTGCTGAGAGTTCAGTTGTTAATGGACTGACCACAGTCCCTGAAACTGATATTCAAAAAACTTTGTTTGACAACGTTACAGCAAGAAGCAAGGACAATGAAAACAATTCAGTTGATAAAGGTCCCACTACAGTCCCTGCAACTGATATTCAAAACGAAGTGTCTGGCAATGTTACAGGAAGAAGCAGGAACAATCAAAACAATTCAGTTGATAATGGACCCACAACCATCTCTGAAACTGATATTAATAAAACATTGTTTGACAATGTTACAGCAAGAAGCCAGGACAATCAAAACAATTCTCTTGACAAAGGTACAGGAAGCAGGGACAGAAGCCCACAAGTACATTCAAATAaatccaagagaaagaaagaggtcAAAGTGCCCATGCGGTTGTCAAAGCGACTTGCTGGTGTTGAACCCGATGTTCCGCCTTCTGAAAGAGCTCTTGAATATTCAACCAAAAAATCACGCAAAGAACCAACTGCTACTGCAACTCCAATTTTAACTGACAGAGCCTCTAATTCTGGCCATCTTGATGCTGGGGGGAAAACCAAGCATATGAATACATCTGACAGTTTGGAAACAGAAGTCCTTGCAGAATCATCAAACAAGAGTGAGAAGTCATACAATGCCCAAACTGTtcgcaagaaacaactgcagcAAGCTGTAGCTGAAAATATTGGTGATGAGAGATCAGAGCCACAGGTCTCCTTACCATTTGGGGACTCTTGGCCTGATCCATGCCTAGATTTTGCATTCAAAACTCTCTCTGGCGCTTTACCAGTTGATTCTGCTACAGACATCTTGCCTGTTATGACTCCTGCTGTTTATGAGCCGCCAAATAAGGAATTGCATGGGAGAATGGTGATGGGCGTCAATGGAGAAGCTCACAACAACACAAATCAATGCCGGAACAAGAAAGATGTTAATATGGATGGCCAGCCTCCAAAACCATTCCTTGGGCAACCAGAGTTAAGGACCAGTTTCACATCTTATGCAAATGCTCCTAAATTTACATCTGGAGAATCTCATAATGATGAAGCCAACATGATAAGGGGTTGGAATGGGGAACCCCTGCACTTTGAAGCTGGAAATGGGAAACAACCTGTGCATCATCCCAGGGGAAGTATACACACACAAGTACATGGAGAACCATTACAGAAGAATGGTCAGGTTGTTGAGGGTGAATTTGGTACAGCAGCGCGACCACCTCCTCAAACTGAAACATTTGACCTAAACCAGGATAATACTGAATTTGAGTTTTGTGCTTCATTTATGAATTCTTGGTCAGAAGACCCATGTCTAGAATTTGCATATAAGACACTTACAGGTGAGATTCCAGTAGAGGAAAATGTAGCAACTCAAGGATGTATCCAGCAACCTGCCAGCAGGAATGAGAAAAGAGATGACGGTTTAACTTTACCAGATTTTGGATTTTCCAGCTTTTCGCAAAGTGACATCTCATTTCAGTATGATATAGGAATGATGTCCATGCCAGGGCAGCAATCGTCATCAATGAGCTCTTCATTCCCATCCACGGAAAACGCTAGCCAGCAAGGTTATCCTCCTGGATTTGGTCCTCAAAAATACCCTCCTGGATTTGATCCTCAAAAATACCCTCCTGGATTTGTTCCTCAAAAATACCATCCTCAGTACAATAAGAATTTTCAAAGTAGGTAA
- the LOC130714367 gene encoding methyl-CpG-binding domain-containing protein 13-like isoform X3 yields the protein MGKPKVKESEETGRQINSDTKCNSKQQEVVENANERPDWLPDGWSVLVRIRKSGTQMGSSYKCYIDPLKGLKFFSKPEVLRHLETVKDSNCTPEKGKKRTNMHSPSNILDNLTSKDSSCTPKKEKKCTNMPSPSKILDNITSKDSSCTPKKEKKCTNMPSPSKILDNITTKDSTCTPKKEKKCTNIPSPSNIIDSITTKDSTCTPKKDKKCTNMPSPSNIIDNITTKDSTCTPKKEKKCTNMPSPSNVVVDKSTVEDLPPGWIKEVKIRKSRNNTKKDPYYKDPVSGYVFRSKKDVLRYLESGDIGSCVFKPHRSQIQNEDNLTPSRAGKRQNLKQSASKQQLFVAKKLVDKSSLESADVSNSRKGQDRDVPSGINENKCESVVKVHSPEDGAANRPEIPDPGSSAVLKYESMKKSENCADGVHEKEHVLNMMENTNDKNHNNHRTSKNKEFNVRHRSSPRLAGAVPVQMANNVINEQTLQVPKRSLRNSRSTQDVDMGSKSSQHFNGIPDKMQQVAVNTGTDLSADQVVSKEQHQLERDNTEDNKPGIRANSNKSRKKKGHCVPRRASNRLAGLKQSEGRPVTELVDHAPINGESGSRRIESPKIPPTADNQLEKHEDGEMEDEKSEPQLSFAFHYSWSDPSVEFAINTLTARSKDNENNSVDKGPTTVPATDIQNEVSGNVTGRSRNNQNNSVDNGPTTISETDINKTLFDNVTARSQDNQNNSLDKGTGSRDRSPQVHSNKSKRKKEVKVPMRLSKRLAGVEPDVPPSERALEYSTKKSRKEPTATATPILTDRASNSGHLDAGGKTKHMNTSDSLETEVLAESSNKSEKSYNAQTVRKKQLQQAVAENIGDERSEPQVSLPFGDSWPDPCLDFAFKTLSGALPVDSATDILPVMTPAVYEPPNKELHGRMVMGVNGEAHNNTNQCRNKKDVNMDGQPPKPFLGQPELRTSFTSYANAPKFTSGESHNDEANMIRGWNGEPLHFEAGNGKQPVHHPRGSIHTQVHGEPLQKNGQVVEGEFGTAARPPPQTETFDLNQDNTEFEFCASFMNSWSEDPCLEFAYKTLTGEIPVEENVATQGCIQQPASRNEKRDDGLTLPDFGFSSFSQSDISFQYDIGMMSMPGQQSSSMSSSFPSTENASQQGYPPGFGPQKYPPGFDPQKYPPGFVPQKYHPQYNKNFQSR from the exons ATGGGAAAACCTAAAGTTAAAGAGTCTGAAGAGACCGGTAGACAGATCAACAGTGACACAAAATGCAATTCTAAACAACAAGAA GTTGTAGAGAATGCTAATGAACGGCCGGATTGGTTACCTGATGGCTGGAGTGTGCTAGTCAGAATTCGGAAAAGTGGTACACAAATGGGATCTTCGTATAAG TGTTATATTGATCCGTTGAAAGGACTCAAATTCTTCTCCAAACCTGAGGTATTGCGACACCTTGAAACTGTAAAGGACAGCAACTGCACTCCCGAGAAGGGGAAGAAACGCACTAATATGCATTCTCCAAGCAAC atccttgacaacctaaCCTCAAAGGACAGCAGCTGCACTcccaagaaggagaagaagtgtACTAATATGCCCTCTCCAAGCAAA ATCCTTGACAACATAACCTCAAAGGACAGCAGCTGCACTcccaagaaggagaagaagtgtACTAATATGCCCTCTCCAAGCAAA ATCCTTGACAACATAACTACAAAGGACAGCACCTGCACTcccaagaaggagaagaaatgCACTAATATACCTTCTCCAAGCAAT ATCATTGACAGCATAACTACAAAGGACAGCACCTGCACTCCCAAGAAGGACAAGAAGTGCACTAATATGCCTTCTCCAAGCAAC ATCATTGACAACATAACTACAAAGGATAGCACCTGCACTcccaagaaggagaagaagtgcACTAATATGCCTTCTCCAAGCAAC gtTGTGGTTGATAAGTCCACTGTGGAGGATTTACCACCTGGATGGATTAAAGAAGTAAAGATTAGGAAGAGCCGCAACAACACTAAGAAGGATCCG TATTATAAAGATCCAGTGAGTGGATATGTATTCCGTTCCAAGAAGGATGTACTGCGATATCTTGAATCTGGAGATATAGGTTCATGTGTATTTAAACCACACAGAAGTCAAATCCAAAATGAAGACAACTTAACT CCTTCGCGTGCTGGTAAGAGACAGAATCTGAAGCAGTCTGCATCTAAGCAACAGCTTTTTGTTG CCAAAAAACTAGTTGATAAAAGCAGCTTAGAATCGGCAGATGTTAGCAACTCGAGGAAAGGGCAAGATAGGGATGTACCATCTGGAATCAATGAAAACAAGTGCGAGTCTGTTGTAAAGGTGCATTCACCAGAGGATGGAGCTGCAAACCGTCCTGAAATACCTGACCCAGGTAGCTCAGCTGTTTTGAAATATGAATCAATGAAAAAATCGGAAAATTGTGCAGATGGTGTGCATGAGAAGGAGCACGTTCTAAATATGATGGAGAATACTAATGATAAGAATCACAACAACCACAGAACATCCAAAAACAAGGAGTTCAATGTGCGTCATCGTTCTTCACCAAGACTTGCTGGGGCTGTACCTGTCCAGATGGCCAACAATGTGATCAATGAGCAGACTCTTCAAGTTCCAAAAAGAAGCTTGAGGAATAGTAGATCCACTCAAGATGTCGATATGGGAAGTAAATCATCCCAGCATTTCAACGGTATCCCAGATAAAATGCAGCAAGTGGCAGTGAACACAGGCACCGATCTTTCTGCAGACCAAGTAGTTTCCAAAGAACAACATCAGCTGGAAAGAGATAATACAGAAGACAATAAGCCAGGAATTCGTGCTAACTCAAACAaatcaagaaagaagaaagggcaCTGCGTTCCTCGTCGAGCTTCAAACCGACTAGCTGGATTGAAGCAAAGTGAGGGCAGGCCAGTTACAGAGCTTGTAGATCATGCACCAATAAATGGAGAGTCTGGAAGTAGAAGAATAGAATCTCCCAAAATCCCACCTACTGCAGACAATCAACTGGAGAAACATGAAGATGGAGAAATGGAAGATGAGAAATCAGAACCTCAGCTGTCCTTTGCATTCCACTACTCATGGTCTGACCCAAGTGTGGAATTCGCAATCAATACCCTCACAG CAAGAAGCAAGGACAATGAAAACAATTCAGTTGATAAAGGTCCCACTACAGTCCCTGCAACTGATATTCAAAACGAAGTGTCTGGCAATGTTACAGGAAGAAGCAGGAACAATCAAAACAATTCAGTTGATAATGGACCCACAACCATCTCTGAAACTGATATTAATAAAACATTGTTTGACAATGTTACAGCAAGAAGCCAGGACAATCAAAACAATTCTCTTGACAAAGGTACAGGAAGCAGGGACAGAAGCCCACAAGTACATTCAAATAaatccaagagaaagaaagaggtcAAAGTGCCCATGCGGTTGTCAAAGCGACTTGCTGGTGTTGAACCCGATGTTCCGCCTTCTGAAAGAGCTCTTGAATATTCAACCAAAAAATCACGCAAAGAACCAACTGCTACTGCAACTCCAATTTTAACTGACAGAGCCTCTAATTCTGGCCATCTTGATGCTGGGGGGAAAACCAAGCATATGAATACATCTGACAGTTTGGAAACAGAAGTCCTTGCAGAATCATCAAACAAGAGTGAGAAGTCATACAATGCCCAAACTGTtcgcaagaaacaactgcagcAAGCTGTAGCTGAAAATATTGGTGATGAGAGATCAGAGCCACAGGTCTCCTTACCATTTGGGGACTCTTGGCCTGATCCATGCCTAGATTTTGCATTCAAAACTCTCTCTGGCGCTTTACCAGTTGATTCTGCTACAGACATCTTGCCTGTTATGACTCCTGCTGTTTATGAGCCGCCAAATAAGGAATTGCATGGGAGAATGGTGATGGGCGTCAATGGAGAAGCTCACAACAACACAAATCAATGCCGGAACAAGAAAGATGTTAATATGGATGGCCAGCCTCCAAAACCATTCCTTGGGCAACCAGAGTTAAGGACCAGTTTCACATCTTATGCAAATGCTCCTAAATTTACATCTGGAGAATCTCATAATGATGAAGCCAACATGATAAGGGGTTGGAATGGGGAACCCCTGCACTTTGAAGCTGGAAATGGGAAACAACCTGTGCATCATCCCAGGGGAAGTATACACACACAAGTACATGGAGAACCATTACAGAAGAATGGTCAGGTTGTTGAGGGTGAATTTGGTACAGCAGCGCGACCACCTCCTCAAACTGAAACATTTGACCTAAACCAGGATAATACTGAATTTGAGTTTTGTGCTTCATTTATGAATTCTTGGTCAGAAGACCCATGTCTAGAATTTGCATATAAGACACTTACAGGTGAGATTCCAGTAGAGGAAAATGTAGCAACTCAAGGATGTATCCAGCAACCTGCCAGCAGGAATGAGAAAAGAGATGACGGTTTAACTTTACCAGATTTTGGATTTTCCAGCTTTTCGCAAAGTGACATCTCATTTCAGTATGATATAGGAATGATGTCCATGCCAGGGCAGCAATCGTCATCAATGAGCTCTTCATTCCCATCCACGGAAAACGCTAGCCAGCAAGGTTATCCTCCTGGATTTGGTCCTCAAAAATACCCTCCTGGATTTGATCCTCAAAAATACCCTCCTGGATTTGTTCCTCAAAAATACCATCCTCAGTACAATAAGAATTTTCAAAGTAGGTAA